From a single Lewinella sp. LCG006 genomic region:
- the ruvA gene encoding Holliday junction branch migration protein RuvA — protein MITYVKGTITFKNPTFIVVEAGGIGYHINISLHTYAQIEKAEQVRILTHLQIKEDGHTLYGFAEDTERNFFRLLISVSGVGPATAQIALSSLTPDELRAAIIGEDVNTFKGVKGIGPKTAKRIILDLKDKVLKDSGESVILSTPKDNTLREEALSALVALGFARPQVQRTLNRILRESPGVDSAEQLIKQALRDLSS, from the coding sequence ATGATTACATATGTCAAAGGTACTATCACCTTCAAAAATCCCACCTTTATTGTGGTAGAGGCTGGAGGTATTGGTTATCACATCAATATTAGTCTGCACACTTACGCACAGATAGAGAAAGCCGAACAAGTCCGCATTTTGACACATTTGCAGATTAAAGAAGATGGCCACACCCTCTATGGTTTTGCGGAAGACACTGAGCGCAACTTTTTTCGCCTGCTGATCTCCGTTAGTGGGGTTGGGCCCGCCACGGCACAGATCGCCTTGTCTAGCCTAACTCCGGACGAACTGCGAGCAGCCATCATAGGAGAAGATGTCAATACTTTTAAAGGCGTAAAAGGGATAGGGCCTAAGACGGCCAAGCGAATTATCCTTGATCTAAAAGACAAAGTTTTGAAAGATAGCGGCGAATCTGTAATTCTTAGTACCCCCAAAGACAATACCCTCAGAGAAGAGGCGTTATCTGCATTGGTGGCGCTGGGTTTTGCCCGTCCACAGGTGCAACGTACCCTCAATAGAATCCTTAGGGAATCGCCAGGGGTGGATAGTGCCGAACAACTCATCAAGCAGGCATTACGAGATTTGTCATCTTGA